In a single window of the Spirochaetota bacterium genome:
- a CDS encoding acyl-CoA dehydrogenase family protein: MIQLVTPDYIKTLQDNMHKLAEGVLRPISRKYDEAEHEYPKELDMFRGIKVMARPKKKKEGESSASGEEKKPKRGANLGMVVTIEEMCWGDAALLLSFPNAGLGNAAILAVANDEQLERFGNKWAAMAITEPGAGSDSGAITTTATRDGDYWVLNGEKIFVTCADRSEVVVVWATVDKKAGKSGIKSFVVEKGTPGFTLEHLEHKLGIRASDTGTFVLSDCRIPYNNILGDPEVKMSTEGFKGVMKTFDNTRPLVASMATGIARAAVEFTREQYEKKGYTFDYKKNLSNVSAVEREWYLMDANVEAMRLLTWRAAWMADNNQFNNLEASMAKAKAGRYATLITQRCAELLGPVGYSTHYLAEKWMRDSKIMDIFEGTGQIQHLIIARNVLEMSSKELK; this comes from the coding sequence ATGATTCAGTTAGTAACACCTGATTATATAAAAACATTACAGGATAACATGCATAAATTGGCAGAAGGTGTTCTGCGTCCAATCTCAAGGAAATATGATGAAGCCGAGCATGAGTATCCTAAGGAACTTGATATGTTCAGAGGGATAAAGGTTATGGCTCGCCCCAAGAAAAAGAAAGAAGGTGAATCTTCTGCTTCGGGTGAAGAAAAAAAGCCAAAACGAGGAGCAAACCTGGGGATGGTAGTGACCATTGAAGAAATGTGTTGGGGCGATGCAGCTCTTTTATTGTCATTCCCAAATGCTGGTTTAGGGAATGCAGCAATTTTGGCAGTTGCCAATGATGAACAGTTGGAACGGTTTGGTAATAAGTGGGCTGCTATGGCTATTACAGAGCCGGGTGCAGGTTCTGATTCAGGAGCTATCACAACAACCGCTACACGTGATGGCGATTACTGGGTACTTAATGGGGAAAAGATTTTTGTTACCTGCGCAGATAGAAGTGAAGTGGTTGTGGTATGGGCGACAGTTGATAAAAAAGCCGGGAAATCTGGAATAAAATCGTTTGTTGTGGAAAAAGGGACACCTGGTTTTACTCTGGAACATTTAGAGCATAAATTAGGCATCAGGGCCTCTGATACTGGTACCTTTGTACTCAGCGATTGTAGAATCCCTTATAATAACATATTGGGTGATCCCGAAGTAAAGATGTCCACTGAGGGATTCAAAGGTGTCATGAAAACATTTGATAATACCAGGCCATTGGTTGCTTCAATGGCAACAGGTATAGCACGAGCTGCTGTTGAATTTACCCGGGAACAATATGAAAAGAAAGGATACACATTTGATTATAAAAAGAATTTATCAAATGTTTCTGCAGTTGAGCGTGAGTGGTATTTAATGGATGCAAATGTAGAAGCTATGAGACTTTTAACCTGGCGTGCTGCCTGGATGGCTGATAATAATCAGTTTAATAACTTAGAAGCATCAATGGCAAAAGCTAAGGCGGGTAGATATGCAACATTGATTACACAGCGCTGTGCTGAACTTTTGGGTCCTGTGGGATATTCAACTCACTATCTTGCAGAAAAATGGATGAGAGATAGCAAAATCATGGATATTTTTGAAGGAACCGGGCAGATACAGCACTTGATTATTGCTCGCAACGTACTGGAAATGTCAAGTAAGGAACTTAAATAA
- a CDS encoding 3-hydroxyacyl-CoA dehydrogenase family protein: MQSINDVKKIAVIGSGAMGHGIAQVCAQNGLMVAMIDIKQEFLDNALKKVKESLDFLASKGKLQGTVDDVLGKISVTTDLQKGVSDAQVIIEAVPENMQLKKDVFAKASSACASDAILATNTSTMSITEIANAVTNPERFAGMHFFNPVTRMKLVELIYGAKTSENAINILYELTKKIDKFPVKVLKDRPGFIVNRISAPNQALLSAILDEGKINPAQIDGKMKKMGVKMAPFETADFVGLDVFCHTLEYYAQTLSPQYKPGKFLLGCLEKGHLGMKSGKGIYEWKDGKAIIPEMPDTEEITPLHLMAVQVNEAVKVFKEGIAASVQDIDDGVKYGMNAFAGPFALASGVQPQQLTDCLNYLAQRFKLDILKPEPEIIDGSFKTIGR, from the coding sequence ATGCAGAGTATTAATGATGTAAAGAAAATTGCAGTCATAGGATCAGGGGCAATGGGTCATGGAATAGCACAGGTGTGTGCTCAAAATGGGTTAATGGTTGCCATGATAGATATTAAACAGGAATTCCTTGATAATGCTTTAAAGAAAGTAAAGGAAAGCTTAGATTTCCTTGCATCAAAAGGGAAGTTGCAGGGTACTGTTGATGATGTTCTTGGAAAAATAAGTGTAACAACCGATTTACAAAAAGGGGTATCAGATGCTCAGGTTATCATTGAAGCAGTGCCTGAAAATATGCAATTGAAGAAGGATGTATTTGCAAAAGCTTCATCTGCATGCGCTTCTGATGCAATACTGGCAACAAACACATCTACCATGAGCATTACTGAAATAGCCAACGCTGTTACAAATCCTGAGCGATTTGCTGGAATGCATTTTTTCAACCCTGTAACCAGAATGAAACTGGTTGAATTGATTTATGGTGCCAAAACATCGGAAAATGCTATAAATATTTTGTATGAGTTGACAAAGAAAATTGATAAATTTCCCGTAAAAGTTTTGAAAGATAGGCCAGGTTTTATTGTTAACAGAATCAGTGCGCCTAACCAGGCATTACTGAGCGCAATTTTAGATGAAGGCAAAATCAATCCTGCACAAATAGATGGGAAAATGAAAAAAATGGGTGTTAAAATGGCTCCTTTTGAAACAGCTGATTTTGTTGGGCTGGATGTTTTCTGCCATACACTGGAATATTATGCACAGACACTATCTCCCCAATATAAACCCGGGAAATTTTTACTTGGATGCCTGGAAAAAGGTCATCTTGGAATGAAGAGCGGAAAAGGTATATATGAATGGAAAGATGGCAAAGCTATCATTCCTGAAATGCCGGATACTGAAGAAATAACACCGCTCCATCTTATGGCTGTACAGGTTAATGAGGCAGTAAAAGTATTTAAAGAAGGTATTGCTGCAAGTGTTCAGGATATTGATGATGGTGTCAAATATGGGATGAATGCATTTGCTGGGCCGTTTGCACTGGCATCAGGAGTTCAACCACAACAATTAACTGATTGCCTTAATTATTTGGCACAGCGCTTTAAATTAGACATTCTTAAACCGGAACCTGAAATTATAGACGGTTCGTTTAAAACAATTGGGAGATAG
- a CDS encoding enoyl-CoA hydratase/isomerase family protein has translation MSDAVLLEQKGMVGILTINKPKANQLSHDVFETMRKLLDTLEIDKNIRVLVITGSGDKIFCAGADLSQGFGDFSAVDFLKRGQDVWNKIEDYPKPVIAALNGHALGGGCELAMACHIRLMKKGARIGLTETNLGIMPGYGGTLRLPRLVGRAKALELMLFGKQLEADEALEIGLVHKVFEEQDFMGEVLKFAEELAARPPLSVKAILKVLSAGPSMSPEMHLKMEREELAKLFTTKDCMEGMMAFAQKRKPEFKGE, from the coding sequence ATGTCAGATGCAGTATTATTAGAACAAAAAGGGATGGTTGGTATTTTAACCATTAATAAACCTAAAGCCAATCAGCTAAGCCATGATGTTTTTGAAACAATGCGAAAATTGTTAGATACACTTGAAATAGATAAAAATATCCGTGTGCTGGTTATAACTGGATCAGGAGATAAGATTTTTTGTGCTGGAGCAGATCTTTCACAGGGATTTGGAGATTTCAGTGCTGTTGATTTTTTAAAGCGGGGACAGGATGTGTGGAATAAAATAGAAGATTATCCAAAACCCGTTATAGCTGCATTAAATGGTCATGCTCTTGGTGGTGGATGTGAATTGGCAATGGCCTGTCATATACGGCTCATGAAAAAGGGTGCACGGATTGGTTTAACTGAGACAAATTTAGGAATTATGCCTGGATATGGCGGTACATTACGGCTGCCTCGTTTGGTGGGAAGAGCAAAGGCATTAGAATTAATGCTTTTTGGAAAACAACTTGAGGCAGATGAAGCACTTGAAATAGGTCTGGTACATAAAGTTTTTGAAGAACAGGATTTTATGGGTGAAGTATTGAAGTTTGCTGAAGAATTAGCAGCTAGACCACCGCTATCTGTAAAAGCAATTTTGAAGGTATTGTCAGCAGGACCATCAATGTCGCCTGAAATGCATTTGAAGATGGAACGGGAAGAACTGGCAAAATTATTTACTACCAAGGATTGTATGGAAGGCATGATGGCATTTGCACAAAAGCGAAAACCTGAATTTAAGGGTGAATAA
- a CDS encoding TetR/AcrR family transcriptional regulator — MPDVVIKENSKQKTLIMQKSQVLFWEKGYAETSMKDIANECGFRPANIYNFFESKEEILFSILKEEMEEIVNPIRYLEKEDGDPLQQLRLLIETHVKITLGEKRASKLLFDTELRNLSPERRKVILGLRDEYNRIGYSILRRGIEKGLFRKVDEKIALNLIASMIVRTRLWFSPEEWMTIDDLIEFIFQFALKGLS, encoded by the coding sequence ATGCCTGACGTTGTAATAAAAGAAAACAGCAAACAGAAAACACTGATAATGCAAAAATCACAGGTACTTTTTTGGGAAAAAGGGTATGCTGAAACCAGTATGAAGGATATTGCAAATGAATGTGGTTTCAGGCCTGCCAATATTTATAACTTTTTTGAAAGTAAAGAAGAGATATTATTTTCCATTTTAAAAGAAGAAATGGAAGAGATAGTTAACCCTATAAGATATCTGGAAAAAGAAGATGGAGATCCCTTACAGCAATTGCGATTATTGATAGAAACTCATGTTAAAATTACTTTAGGGGAAAAAAGAGCTTCAAAGTTATTGTTTGATACAGAGCTTAGAAATCTTTCACCTGAAAGGAGGAAAGTTATTCTGGGTCTTCGTGATGAATATAATCGTATAGGGTATTCCATACTGAGGCGTGGGATTGAAAAGGGATTATTCAGGAAGGTAGATGAAAAAATTGCATTGAATCTTATTGCTTCAATGATTGTTAGAACACGGTTATGGTTTTCTCCCGAAGAATGGATGACGATAGATGATTTAATTGAATTTATCTTTCAGTTTGCTCTAAAAGGGTTGTCATAA
- a CDS encoding YkgJ family cysteine cluster protein produces the protein MQKKDCKRCGACCFVDMIAYATEDDFVRWRAEGRYDILHIIENEASIWAGDHLISSRNGHSIQRCPFLIMDDNGLYRCTIYDTRPAVCRNFEPGVSRMCPQYEE, from the coding sequence ATGCAAAAAAAAGATTGCAAGCGATGTGGTGCATGTTGCTTTGTTGACATGATTGCCTATGCAACGGAGGATGATTTTGTACGCTGGCGCGCTGAAGGGCGGTATGATATTTTACATATAATTGAAAACGAAGCAAGCATCTGGGCTGGTGATCATTTAATTTCTTCACGTAATGGGCATTCAATTCAACGGTGTCCTTTTTTAATAATGGATGATAATGGCCTTTATAGGTGCACCATTTATGATACACGACCGGCAGTATGCAGAAATTTTGAGCCTGGTGTTTCAAGAATGTGCCCTCAATATGAGGAATAA
- a CDS encoding rhomboid family intramembrane serine protease translates to MYKNWAVTLIIANGIIFVIQLLLSNTLVPYTVANNILPIDIVTYYLGLIPYLVVDKLYLWQLFSYMFLHSTSGFAHIIFNMYALFIFGMPVERLWGSKKFLIYYLTCGVGAGLAIFIIALLSGGLGYYIPTIGASGAVFGLLLAFGILFPDVEILLFFIIPVKARTLVIVYGALELFLELSGGFDNISHIGHLGGLATGIIYFIITRKHTIRYKTRGFVALQKKKATVPSEPVVDKKEIELQKTIVQKLYKQGEHALTDDEVQYIRYKEIMVETNTVDCDMSIFESDSCENCIDRDACFVKIVNDLLKR, encoded by the coding sequence ATGTATAAGAACTGGGCTGTTACCCTTATAATAGCAAATGGGATAATTTTTGTCATTCAACTTTTGTTGAGTAATACTCTTGTCCCGTATACTGTTGCTAATAATATTTTACCTATAGATATTGTTACGTACTATCTGGGTTTAATTCCTTATTTGGTAGTTGATAAATTGTATCTATGGCAGCTATTTTCGTATATGTTTCTCCATAGTACTTCTGGTTTTGCACACATAATATTTAATATGTATGCTCTTTTTATCTTTGGTATGCCAGTTGAAAGATTGTGGGGCAGTAAAAAATTCCTTATATACTATTTAACCTGTGGTGTTGGAGCTGGGTTAGCAATTTTTATCATAGCTTTATTATCTGGTGGGCTGGGATATTATATACCTACAATTGGTGCATCTGGAGCAGTTTTTGGGCTACTTCTGGCATTTGGCATATTGTTCCCTGATGTTGAAATATTACTTTTTTTTATCATACCCGTGAAAGCGCGAACATTGGTAATAGTATATGGTGCTCTGGAACTGTTTCTTGAGCTTTCAGGTGGATTTGATAACATCTCACATATAGGGCATCTGGGTGGGCTTGCCACGGGTATTATCTATTTCATAATTACCCGTAAACATACTATCAGATATAAAACCAGAGGGTTTGTTGCTTTGCAAAAGAAAAAAGCGACTGTTCCATCTGAACCTGTTGTAGATAAAAAGGAGATTGAATTACAAAAAACTATCGTACAAAAATTATACAAACAGGGTGAACACGCGTTAACAGATGATGAAGTGCAGTATATACGGTATAAAGAAATTATGGTTGAAACAAATACTGTAGATTGTGATATGAGTATTTTTGAATCAGATAGTTGTGAAAATTGTATTGATAGGGATGCATGTTTTGTTAAAATTGTAAATGATTTGCTAAAACGATAG
- the ppdK gene encoding pyruvate, phosphate dikinase, whose product MTKRVYLFGGNVTEGTADMKNLLGGKGANLAEMARIGIPVPAGFTITTEVCNEYYKNNQKMPDGLKEEVIAALRKVEEIMGTRFGDPSNPLLVSVRSGARASMPGMMDTILNLGINEDVVKGLVTKTGNERFAWDSYRRFIQMYGDVVLGLKPESKDEHDPFEVIMDELKEKRKVKNDLDLTVDDLKVLVARFKKIIKDKLNVSFPDDPYEQLWGAIGAVFRSWNNERAILYRKMNNIDDSWGTAVNVQAMVFGNMGNDCATGVAFTRDPATGAKEFFGEYLINAQGEDVVAGIRTPQQITLEGSRRWARENGVSEEERKQKYPSLEEYMPEAYKQLVDVYKTLEKHYRDMQDIEFTIQNKKLWMLQTRNGKRTARAAINIAVDMVEEGLITKEDAVLRVDPQSLDQLLHPTFDPKAQRKVIAKGLPASPGAATGKIVFNADDAHEWKERGEKVILVRIETSPEDLKGMNAAEGILTARGGMTSHAAVVARGMGKCCVSGCGVLEIDYAKRKMKVEDIVLKEGDYISIDGSTGEVMLGKVATVEPEVTGKFGTIMQWADEIRKLKVRTNADTPHDAKVARNFGAEGIGLCRTEHMFFEGDRIKAVREMILADTYEGRKKALDKLLPMQREDFYGIFKAMEGLGVTIRLLDPPLHEFLPHDLESQKEMAKELGITVEDVKAKVEELHEFNPMLGHRGCRLGITYPEITEMQARAIFEAACQLVKEGVDVKPEVMVPLVGHVKELIMQKDIIVKTAETVMKEMGVKVDYMVGTMIEVPRAAVTADEIAKVAEFFSFGTNDLTQMTFGFSRDDAGKFLKEYVDKKILPNDPFRILDRDGVGQLIKMAYEKGRSVNPKLKLGICGEHGGEPSSVEFCHMVGLDYVSCSPFRVPIARLAAAQAAIRFPR is encoded by the coding sequence ATGACAAAGCGTGTGTATCTGTTTGGTGGTAACGTTACAGAGGGAACTGCTGATATGAAGAACCTTTTAGGTGGTAAAGGTGCTAATTTAGCAGAAATGGCACGTATTGGCATTCCTGTTCCTGCTGGCTTTACAATTACAACCGAAGTATGTAATGAATATTATAAAAACAATCAGAAAATGCCTGATGGTCTAAAAGAAGAAGTTATTGCTGCATTACGTAAGGTAGAAGAAATTATGGGCACCAGGTTTGGTGACCCTTCCAACCCTTTGCTGGTATCGGTTAGATCAGGTGCACGGGCATCAATGCCAGGAATGATGGATACAATTCTTAATTTAGGAATAAATGAAGATGTGGTGAAAGGCCTTGTAACAAAAACAGGGAATGAGCGGTTTGCATGGGATTCATACCGCCGCTTTATCCAGATGTATGGCGATGTTGTACTGGGATTGAAGCCTGAAAGCAAGGATGAGCATGATCCTTTTGAAGTGATCATGGATGAACTAAAGGAAAAAAGGAAAGTTAAAAATGACCTTGATCTTACTGTAGATGATTTAAAAGTACTTGTAGCGCGATTTAAGAAAATCATAAAAGATAAGCTCAATGTATCATTCCCTGATGACCCTTATGAGCAGTTATGGGGAGCAATAGGAGCGGTTTTCAGATCATGGAATAATGAGCGTGCCATCCTGTACAGAAAAATGAATAACATTGATGATAGCTGGGGAACTGCGGTAAATGTTCAGGCTATGGTATTTGGCAATATGGGCAATGACTGTGCAACAGGTGTTGCCTTCACAAGAGATCCTGCCACAGGCGCAAAGGAGTTTTTTGGTGAATACCTGATTAATGCTCAGGGTGAGGATGTGGTTGCAGGCATAAGAACACCTCAACAGATAACACTTGAAGGGTCACGCCGGTGGGCCAGGGAAAATGGTGTATCAGAGGAAGAACGTAAACAGAAATATCCATCACTGGAAGAGTATATGCCTGAAGCATATAAGCAGTTAGTGGATGTATATAAGACTCTTGAAAAACATTATCGTGATATGCAGGATATTGAGTTTACCATACAAAACAAAAAATTGTGGATGCTCCAGACACGAAATGGTAAGCGAACTGCACGGGCTGCTATAAATATTGCTGTTGATATGGTTGAAGAAGGCCTGATAACAAAAGAGGATGCAGTATTAAGAGTTGATCCACAATCACTTGACCAGCTACTCCATCCAACCTTTGACCCAAAGGCACAACGCAAGGTTATTGCAAAAGGGCTTCCTGCATCACCAGGTGCAGCTACAGGAAAAATTGTGTTCAATGCTGACGATGCCCATGAATGGAAAGAACGTGGTGAGAAGGTAATTTTGGTTAGAATTGAAACATCGCCTGAGGATTTAAAGGGTATGAATGCTGCTGAAGGCATACTTACTGCGCGTGGTGGTATGACATCGCATGCTGCTGTTGTTGCCAGAGGAATGGGCAAATGCTGTGTATCTGGTTGTGGAGTGCTGGAGATAGATTACGCAAAGCGTAAGATGAAAGTTGAAGATATTGTATTAAAAGAAGGCGATTATATTTCCATAGATGGTTCAACGGGAGAGGTAATGCTTGGCAAGGTTGCAACCGTTGAACCTGAAGTAACAGGTAAATTTGGAACCATTATGCAATGGGCTGATGAAATCAGAAAGCTTAAAGTAAGGACCAATGCAGATACGCCCCATGATGCAAAGGTAGCTCGAAATTTTGGAGCTGAAGGGATAGGGCTGTGTCGTACTGAACACATGTTCTTTGAAGGTGACAGAATAAAGGCAGTCAGGGAAATGATACTTGCTGATACCTATGAAGGAAGAAAGAAAGCTCTGGATAAATTGCTACCTATGCAGAGAGAGGATTTTTATGGTATATTCAAAGCAATGGAAGGGTTGGGAGTAACTATCAGGCTACTTGATCCACCATTACATGAATTTTTGCCACATGATCTGGAATCACAGAAAGAGATGGCAAAAGAATTAGGAATAACTGTTGAAGATGTCAAAGCTAAGGTTGAAGAACTCCATGAATTTAACCCTATGTTAGGGCACAGGGGTTGCCGATTGGGCATTACCTATCCTGAAATTACAGAAATGCAAGCTCGTGCAATATTTGAAGCAGCTTGCCAGCTTGTAAAAGAGGGTGTGGATGTTAAGCCTGAGGTGATGGTTCCGCTAGTGGGCCATGTTAAGGAACTCATAATGCAGAAAGATATCATCGTAAAAACTGCTGAAACAGTCATGAAAGAAATGGGAGTGAAAGTTGATTACATGGTTGGCACCATGATTGAAGTTCCTCGTGCTGCAGTAACAGCTGATGAGATAGCAAAGGTTGCCGAATTCTTTTCATTTGGAACAAATGACCTCACACAGATGACATTTGGTTTTAGCCGTGACGATGCAGGAAAATTCCTGAAAGAGTATGTTGATAAGAAAATTTTACCAAATGACCCATTTAGAATTTTAGACAGGGATGGTGTAGGGCAGCTAATTAAAATGGCATATGAAAAAGGGCGCTCTGTTAATCCAAAGCTCAAACTGGGTATTTGTGGTGAGCATGGTGGCGAACCAAGTTCAGTTGAGTTTTGCCACATGGTTGGTCTTGATTATGTGAGTTGCTCACCGTTTAGAGTACCAATTGCCCGACTGGCTGCTGCTCAAGCAGCAATACGGTTTCCCCGATAA
- a CDS encoding tetratricopeptide repeat protein produces MKIKLFFISAFILTIPMVLYADYDKALKLFEQGKYDDALVEIASVLDVSKDFETNSPNYNLRYLAGHIHAKKGNYESALTHLKRCAEIQKDTVNPLVDIAFIYIDYKRYTDAMTWARKALQIKQEPIAYYILGLAYSGIGSYWQAKEYLEKAISLDPELYYAYNELGNVLMALGRITQAQTAYSAAYALAPSSAYICNNLAMSYIQVGDVKKAVEIIEKARKLAPDNPIIVENYDRIVSLKK; encoded by the coding sequence GTGAAAATTAAATTATTTTTTATTTCTGCTTTTATACTAACAATCCCCATGGTGCTCTATGCAGATTATGATAAAGCCTTGAAACTGTTTGAGCAAGGAAAATACGATGATGCATTAGTTGAAATAGCATCAGTTCTGGATGTTTCGAAAGATTTTGAAACAAATTCGCCAAATTATAATCTTCGGTATTTAGCTGGTCATATCCATGCTAAGAAGGGTAATTATGAATCAGCTCTTACCCATTTAAAGCGTTGTGCAGAAATTCAAAAAGATACAGTTAATCCTCTTGTTGATATTGCCTTTATATATATAGATTATAAGCGGTATACTGATGCAATGACGTGGGCCAGGAAAGCATTGCAGATCAAGCAGGAACCTATTGCATATTATATTTTGGGATTGGCCTATTCAGGAATTGGTTCGTACTGGCAGGCAAAAGAGTATTTAGAAAAAGCTATCTCACTTGATCCTGAGTTGTACTATGCATATAACGAATTGGGAAATGTGCTGATGGCTTTAGGTAGGATTACCCAGGCACAGACTGCATATTCGGCTGCATATGCACTGGCACCTTCTTCAGCATATATTTGTAACAATCTGGCCATGAGTTATATTCAGGTTGGTGATGTAAAAAAAGCTGTTGAAATCATTGAAAAGGCAAGAAAGCTTGCTCCGGATAACCCCATCATTGTAGAGAATTATGATCGCATTGTTAGTTTAAAAAAATAA
- a CDS encoding CsgG/HfaB family protein, with translation MKFFQILGVIITVSSLFACSSIDVAYTNKQALQKRMKRVAVFPFDIKGAGWGDEFSDAISHQFFKSGKVTTIERDAIQKILQEQQLSASGLIDDKQAVKIGKLLGADVIIIGRGSALQAYRNNKFEPNCIDTFTLKAINTENGEILLTVRKEPGRAWDWRYRAKFCCGLTLIWNLNDILIESSQYDDIAKQVVKQILEILQEENKK, from the coding sequence ATGAAATTCTTTCAAATTTTAGGTGTTATTATCACTGTATCTTCATTATTTGCCTGTTCAAGCATTGATGTAGCATATACCAATAAACAGGCACTACAAAAAAGAATGAAGCGGGTTGCAGTATTCCCCTTTGACATCAAAGGTGCTGGCTGGGGAGATGAATTTTCAGATGCTATCTCACATCAATTTTTTAAAAGCGGAAAAGTTACTACCATCGAACGCGACGCCATACAAAAAATTTTGCAGGAACAGCAGCTTTCCGCCTCAGGTTTAATTGACGATAAACAGGCTGTAAAAATTGGTAAATTGTTAGGTGCTGATGTTATTATTATTGGCCGTGGCTCTGCTTTACAGGCATACAGGAATAACAAGTTTGAACCCAACTGTATTGATACGTTCACATTAAAAGCCATTAATACTGAAAATGGCGAAATTTTGCTAACCGTCCGCAAAGAACCGGGAAGGGCTTGGGACTGGCGTTACAGGGCAAAATTTTGCTGTGGATTAACGTTAATCTGGAATCTCAATGATATTTTGATAGAGAGCTCCCAATATGATGATATTGCAAAACAGGTGGTTAAGCAAATCCTTGAAATTTTACAAGAAGAAAATAAAAAATGA
- a CDS encoding glycosyltransferase family 4 protein, which yields MKEKKINILIINYEFPPLGGGGGVATYDLALEWVKTANVHVITSSFKGLPSYENINGIHVHRVKILFRKSRDAATFISMFSYLPAGFIRALSLALKYKFDVINTHFVVPSGPLGYVISKLFGIPNVLSLHGGDIYDPSKKISPHRNRFFKSVVRFLLNRADAIVAQSSNTRNNAIEYYAPKNEIQIIPLAFHPPVIPKTSRKKLGLHERDFICITIGRLIKRKSIDVLIRAIALVNKPAVKLLIMGDGPEREYLQSLVKELSLHDRVRFLGFVADEEKFAYLSQSDLFVLTSMHEGFGIVFMEAMYCGLPIVATNHGGQVDFLIHGENAMLINVGDVERCAKSIMKFYNDKKLYKYCSVNNKKKITTFYAENVAERYMNIFLTLVNKK from the coding sequence ATGAAAGAAAAAAAGATTAATATATTAATTATAAATTATGAATTTCCTCCATTAGGAGGTGGGGGAGGTGTTGCTACCTATGACCTGGCATTGGAGTGGGTGAAAACAGCAAATGTACATGTCATCACTTCATCATTTAAAGGGTTACCCTCCTATGAAAATATTAATGGGATTCATGTTCACAGAGTAAAGATTTTATTCAGAAAATCAAGGGATGCAGCAACATTTATTTCAATGTTTAGCTACCTGCCTGCAGGGTTTATACGGGCACTATCGCTTGCCCTAAAATATAAGTTTGATGTTATCAATACACATTTTGTTGTGCCATCAGGCCCTTTGGGATATGTAATTTCAAAGTTATTTGGCATCCCAAATGTTTTATCATTGCATGGTGGTGATATTTATGATCCCAGTAAAAAAATATCACCTCATCGAAATAGATTCTTTAAAAGTGTTGTTCGTTTCCTTCTTAACAGGGCAGATGCGATTGTGGCTCAATCATCAAATACTCGCAATAATGCAATAGAATACTATGCACCAAAAAATGAAATTCAGATTATTCCGTTAGCATTCCATCCGCCAGTAATACCAAAAACATCACGGAAAAAATTGGGGTTGCATGAAAGGGATTTTATCTGTATAACTATTGGAAGATTGATTAAGCGTAAATCAATTGATGTCCTTATCAGGGCGATAGCTCTTGTTAATAAGCCTGCCGTTAAACTTCTCATTATGGGAGATGGCCCTGAAAGGGAATACTTGCAGTCACTGGTTAAAGAATTGTCACTGCATGATAGAGTGCGATTTCTGGGATTTGTTGCCGATGAGGAAAAATTTGCCTATCTATCACAATCTGATTTGTTTGTACTTACTTCTATGCATGAAGGATTTGGCATTGTGTTTATGGAAGCCATGTATTGCGGATTGCCCATTGTTGCTACCAACCATGGCGGGCAGGTTGATTTTCTTATCCATGGGGAAAATGCAATGCTTATTAATGTTGGTGATGTGGAAAGGTGTGCTAAAAGTATTATGAAGTTTTATAATGATAAAAAGCTCTATAAATATTGTTCTGTTAATAATAAAAAAAAGATTACTACCTTTTATGCCGAAAATGTAGCAGAACGGTATATGAATATTTTTTTAACATTAGTTAATAAAAAATGA